In a genomic window of Halobiforma lacisalsi AJ5:
- a CDS encoding putative phosphothreonine lyase domain-containing protein, translating to MRSPLDITDEETYWLRSRDVSDAPAIGADAYFSTHDVPRASEVTADDLPPADSEAVAEIDREALETETTIGKWQVTGTGERIAELWPEFVADAEDGIIWAAKAMTTYGYDHLEMYDDYLLTVYTPNYFAKGDVDRVRDHIREEYGITKELYYKPDIYTRKGIVAESAAEFGLSVPARYVA from the coding sequence GTGCGATCACCGCTCGATATCACCGACGAGGAGACGTACTGGCTCCGCAGTAGAGACGTCAGCGACGCCCCGGCCATCGGCGCGGACGCCTACTTCTCGACCCACGACGTACCTCGAGCGTCGGAGGTCACTGCCGACGACTTGCCACCCGCCGACAGCGAGGCAGTCGCCGAGATCGATCGGGAGGCCCTCGAGACGGAGACGACGATCGGCAAGTGGCAGGTGACCGGCACCGGGGAGCGCATCGCGGAACTGTGGCCCGAGTTCGTTGCCGACGCAGAGGACGGGATCATCTGGGCCGCGAAAGCGATGACGACCTACGGATACGACCACCTCGAGATGTACGACGACTACCTCCTGACTGTCTACACGCCGAACTACTTCGCGAAGGGCGACGTCGACCGCGTCAGGGACCACATCCGCGAGGAGTACGGGATCACGAAGGAGTTGTACTACAAGCCCGACATCTACACGAGAAAGGGAATCGTCGCGGAGTCGGCCGCGGAGTTCGGCCTTTCGGTGCCGGCCCGGTACGTGGCCTGA
- a CDS encoding replication factor C small subunit, which yields MSEADAEAAEPTPGKTEVWIEKYRPERLDEIKGHENIVPRLKRYVEQDDLPHLMFAGPAGTGKTTAAQAIAREIYDDDWRENFLELNASDQRGIDVVRDRIKDFARSSFGGYDHRIIFLDEADALTSDAQSALRRTMEQFSSNTRFILSCNYSSQIIDPIQSRCAVFRFTELTDDATEAQVREIAAEEGIEVTDDGVDALVFAADGDMRKAINGLQAAAVMGETVDEETVFAITSTARPEEVEEMVEHAIDGDFTAARAALEDLLTDRGLAGGDVIDQLHRSAWQFDIPERATVRLLERLGEVDYRITTGANERLQLEGMLASLALEEAE from the coding sequence ATGAGCGAGGCCGACGCCGAGGCGGCGGAGCCGACACCCGGCAAGACCGAGGTCTGGATCGAGAAGTACCGGCCGGAACGGCTCGACGAGATCAAGGGCCACGAGAACATTGTCCCGCGCCTGAAACGGTACGTCGAGCAGGACGACCTCCCCCATCTCATGTTCGCGGGGCCGGCGGGTACAGGGAAGACGACCGCTGCGCAAGCCATCGCCCGCGAGATCTACGACGACGACTGGCGGGAGAACTTCCTCGAGCTCAACGCCTCCGACCAGCGCGGGATCGACGTCGTCCGCGACCGGATCAAGGACTTCGCCCGGTCCTCGTTCGGCGGCTACGACCACCGCATCATCTTCCTCGACGAGGCCGACGCGCTGACCAGCGACGCCCAGTCGGCGCTCCGGCGCACGATGGAACAGTTCTCGAGCAACACCCGCTTTATCCTCTCGTGTAACTACTCGAGCCAGATCATCGACCCCATCCAGTCCCGGTGTGCCGTCTTCCGCTTTACCGAACTGACAGACGACGCGACCGAGGCCCAGGTCCGCGAGATCGCCGCCGAGGAGGGAATCGAGGTGACCGACGACGGCGTCGACGCCCTGGTCTTCGCGGCCGACGGCGACATGCGGAAGGCGATCAACGGCCTCCAGGCCGCAGCCGTGATGGGCGAAACCGTCGACGAGGAGACCGTCTTCGCGATCACCTCTACCGCCCGCCCGGAGGAGGTCGAGGAGATGGTCGAACACGCTATCGACGGCGACTTCACCGCCGCCCGCGCGGCCCTCGAGGACCTGCTGACCGACCGCGGGCTCGCCGGGGGTGACGTCATCGACCAGCTCCACCGCTCCGCGTGGCAGTTCGACATCCCCGAGCGGGCGACGGTCCGGCTGCTCGAGCGCCTCGGCGAGGTCGACTACCGTATCACGACGGGGGCGAACGAGCGGCTGCAACTCGAGGGAATGCTGGCGTCGCTGGCGCTGGAAGAGGCGGAGTAG
- a CDS encoding bactofilin family protein, translated as MSFEEPSRARIAVVVVLAALVCATPVAAATAPVAQTGTDVRIGATIVVDEGETVEGLEAIGGTILVEGTVTGDVEAVGGDVRIDGDVQGDVDAVGGTVTIGGDVGGDVGTAAGSLEILEGATVGGTLSAGAATVTIDGTVVGDASVGAETIRLGDNAALEGDLRYGGSLEGDTDAVAGEVERDSSIAVGSDLAPTIEPLASWVVALYAFALNLLLGAVLLALFPRFSAGVADRVASNPVRTGLVGLGVLVGVPILLVATAITVIGIPLTIVGTFAFLLVIWIGIVYGRFAVAAALLSLAGVENRWLALVVGLLGGAVLGQIPYVGDPLNLLIFLLGLGALASTLYGPRRTVRERGQAEPEPEPGYEGDVGSDEPATD; from the coding sequence ATGTCATTCGAGGAACCATCTCGAGCCCGAATCGCAGTCGTGGTCGTCCTCGCCGCGTTGGTCTGTGCGACGCCTGTAGCAGCCGCTACCGCGCCCGTCGCCCAGACGGGGACCGACGTCCGGATCGGCGCGACGATCGTCGTCGACGAGGGCGAGACCGTCGAGGGCCTCGAGGCGATCGGGGGAACGATCCTCGTCGAGGGCACCGTCACCGGCGACGTCGAGGCAGTCGGAGGCGACGTGCGGATCGACGGCGACGTACAGGGCGACGTCGACGCCGTAGGCGGCACCGTGACGATCGGCGGCGATGTCGGGGGTGACGTCGGAACAGCAGCGGGCAGCCTCGAGATTCTCGAGGGCGCGACGGTCGGCGGCACGCTCTCGGCGGGTGCCGCCACCGTGACGATCGACGGCACCGTGGTCGGCGATGCGTCCGTCGGTGCCGAGACGATCCGACTGGGCGACAATGCGGCGCTCGAGGGCGATCTGCGGTACGGCGGCTCGCTCGAGGGTGACACCGACGCGGTCGCGGGCGAGGTCGAACGCGACTCGTCGATCGCCGTCGGCAGCGACCTCGCGCCGACGATCGAGCCGCTGGCCTCGTGGGTGGTCGCGCTGTACGCGTTCGCGCTGAACCTGTTGCTCGGGGCCGTGCTGCTGGCCCTGTTCCCGCGGTTCTCGGCCGGCGTCGCCGACCGGGTCGCGAGCAACCCGGTCCGGACCGGGCTGGTCGGACTGGGTGTCCTCGTCGGGGTGCCGATACTGCTCGTGGCGACGGCGATCACCGTGATCGGCATCCCGCTGACGATCGTGGGCACCTTCGCGTTCCTGCTGGTGATCTGGATCGGGATCGTCTACGGCCGGTTCGCCGTCGCCGCGGCGCTGCTCTCGCTCGCCGGCGTCGAGAACCGGTGGCTGGCGCTGGTCGTCGGCCTCCTGGGCGGCGCGGTGCTCGGACAGATTCCCTACGTCGGCGATCCGCTCAACCTGCTGATCTTCCTGCTCGGACTGGGCGCGCTCGCCTCGACGCTGTACGGTCCCCGGCGGACCGTCCGCGAGCGAGGGCAGGCGGAACCGGAACCGGAACCCGGGTACGAGGGAGACGTCGGATCCGACGAACCGGCGACCGACTGA
- the samp2 gene encoding ubiquitin-like small modifier protein SAMP2, with product MRVTVDVKGETTHEIDLEELGTAGGSGGRSEPTYADLLGAVDLSPHEVSVLVDGRPVPEDQPVDSDEVTVLRLIKGGAA from the coding sequence ATGCGCGTCACCGTCGACGTCAAGGGCGAGACTACCCACGAGATCGACCTCGAGGAACTCGGCACCGCCGGCGGTTCGGGCGGTCGATCCGAACCGACCTATGCCGACCTCCTCGGGGCAGTCGATCTCAGTCCCCACGAGGTGAGCGTCCTGGTCGACGGCCGGCCGGTACCGGAGGATCAGCCGGTCGACAGCGACGAAGTGACGGTGTTGCGGTTGATCAAAGGCGGCGCGGCGTGA
- the ilvA gene encoding threonine ammonia-lyase yields MTRSSDAVSFADVEAARDRLDDDSVVKHTPVERSTSLDELTGGEVHLKMEHLQWTGSFKTRGAYNKIAQTVEEGEANRVVAASAGNHAQGVALAATKLGIDSTIVMPRSAPQAKVDATREYGADVELVGTDFREAMAHARDIADDGGDVEFVHAYDDPAIVAGQGTLGLEMYEDLPEVDTIVVPIGGGGLISGIATAFAELSPDTRVVGVQASDAATVPDSLQKGTPVSLESVDTIADGIATGGISDLTLSLIEEHVDEVVTVTDGEIARAILLLLERAKQVVEGAGAASVAAIISEELDVTGETVMPLLCGGNLDMTMLQTVLVHALSDRDQLLRLRVRIDDQSGRMEEISGLIAKHNANIRNVRHDRSAPELDVGEAHLVFQIETSGAGQSRAIIRSIRDHGYEVKHVNA; encoded by the coding sequence ATGACACGCAGTTCAGACGCCGTCTCGTTCGCCGACGTCGAGGCCGCCCGCGATCGGCTCGACGACGACTCGGTCGTCAAGCATACGCCCGTCGAACGGAGCACCTCGCTGGACGAACTCACCGGCGGCGAGGTCCACCTCAAGATGGAACACCTCCAGTGGACGGGCTCGTTCAAGACCCGGGGCGCGTACAACAAGATCGCCCAGACGGTCGAGGAGGGGGAGGCGAACCGCGTCGTCGCGGCCAGCGCGGGCAACCACGCCCAGGGGGTCGCGCTCGCGGCGACGAAACTCGGGATCGACTCGACCATCGTAATGCCCCGCAGCGCCCCCCAGGCCAAGGTCGATGCGACTCGCGAGTACGGGGCGGACGTCGAACTCGTCGGCACCGACTTCCGCGAGGCGATGGCCCACGCCCGCGACATCGCCGACGACGGCGGGGACGTCGAGTTCGTCCACGCGTACGACGACCCCGCCATCGTCGCCGGGCAGGGCACTCTCGGCCTCGAGATGTACGAGGACCTCCCCGAGGTGGACACGATCGTCGTTCCGATCGGGGGTGGCGGCCTCATCTCCGGGATCGCGACCGCGTTCGCCGAACTCTCGCCCGACACCCGTGTCGTCGGCGTCCAGGCCTCGGACGCCGCGACGGTTCCCGACAGCCTTCAGAAGGGGACGCCGGTCTCGCTCGAGTCGGTCGATACGATCGCGGACGGGATCGCGACGGGCGGGATCTCCGATCTCACCCTTTCGCTGATCGAGGAGCACGTCGACGAGGTGGTAACGGTGACCGACGGGGAGATCGCGCGGGCGATTCTCCTGTTGTTAGAGCGGGCGAAACAGGTCGTCGAGGGCGCGGGTGCGGCCTCGGTCGCGGCCATCATCAGTGAGGAACTGGACGTGACCGGCGAGACGGTGATGCCGCTGCTCTGTGGTGGCAACCTCGACATGACGATGCTCCAGACGGTGCTGGTCCACGCCTTGAGCGACCGCGATCAGTTGCTCCGCCTGCGGGTGCGGATCGACGACCAGTCCGGGAGGATGGAGGAGATTTCGGGCCTGATCGCGAAACACAACGCCAACATCCGCAACGTGCGCCACGACCGGTCGGCGCCGGAACTCGACGTCGGCGAGGCCCACCTCGTCTTCCAGATCGAGACCAGCGGCGCGGGGCAGTCGCGGGCGATCATCCGCTCGATCCGGGATCACGGTTACGAGGTCAAACACGTCAACGCCTGA
- a CDS encoding GNAT family N-acetyltransferase — translation MKPFVRPARSTDTLEVRRILDAAMLEPGDVEGRIETGDVFVAGDGNGDEERILGTIVLEPIEGERGAHVSAIGVRRRHRGNGLGRRLIRHALEREGRLTARFDDGVRPFYESLGFAIEPLDERRHRGVVVDD, via the coding sequence ATGAAGCCGTTCGTCCGTCCCGCCCGGTCCACCGATACCCTCGAGGTCAGACGCATCCTCGACGCGGCCATGCTCGAACCCGGCGACGTCGAGGGGCGGATCGAGACCGGGGACGTGTTCGTCGCCGGCGACGGGAACGGCGACGAGGAACGGATCCTCGGGACGATCGTGCTCGAGCCGATCGAGGGCGAGCGCGGCGCACACGTCTCCGCCATCGGCGTCCGCCGCCGCCACCGCGGTAACGGGCTCGGTCGCCGGCTGATCCGACACGCACTCGAACGAGAGGGACGGCTCACCGCGCGGTTCGACGACGGCGTGCGGCCGTTCTACGAGTCGCTGGGGTTCGCGATCGAACCCCTGGACGAACGCCGACACCGGGGCGTCGTCGTGGACGATTGA
- a CDS encoding DUF7521 family protein: MNEYTAFIVAANAATLLLGGAVAGLAYRAFRRTGSRALRAVAAGFGFIVAGSGIAGLAHLIGGSIALGVAIQSSCTAGGFAVLLYSLYTETSATTTVTVGGSG; encoded by the coding sequence ATGAACGAATACACGGCTTTCATCGTGGCAGCCAACGCCGCGACGCTACTCCTCGGCGGCGCGGTCGCGGGGCTCGCCTACCGGGCGTTCCGCCGAACCGGCTCTCGGGCGCTGCGGGCGGTAGCCGCCGGCTTCGGCTTCATCGTCGCCGGATCGGGCATCGCCGGCCTCGCCCACCTGATCGGCGGGAGCATCGCGCTTGGCGTCGCGATCCAGAGTTCCTGTACCGCCGGCGGGTTCGCCGTTCTCCTGTACTCGCTGTACACCGAGACATCCGCGACGACGACCGTCACGGTCGGAGGGTCGGGATGA
- a CDS encoding ISH3 family transposase, protein MSKQAKQADSEIHEDQLLNFLVNRLDEEVSLTLANNAEIDPEDIHEVLVGATADGTSISTLCNSSKESPPANTILYHLRTKFEPERLERVANKPLRRDVVELLPEQVEVCADLHLRSYYGDEDNTEGLYHSEAKRGTTAFHAYATLYARVKNKHYTLAVRRLEDGDTASSILAEFLGVLDGLDTGVKAVYLDRRFYDSKCLTLLQAHNYAYVIPIIWWGETIQQELSEGWSRVIEHDLTGKLDGHSWTVEFSVYIDCTYLNGRYDDHGVARHGYAADAPFIETPRDARYHYSKRFGIESSYRLSEQAIATTTTRDATVRFLYVVVSLLLQNVWRYLHYEYVATPRRGGRRLWWLARSTRQSIPHSASIAVTSRSSWCWS, encoded by the coding sequence GTGTCCAAGCAAGCAAAGCAAGCGGACAGTGAAATCCACGAAGACCAACTTCTTAACTTCCTCGTCAACCGGCTTGACGAGGAAGTTTCTCTCACCCTGGCGAATAACGCTGAAATCGATCCCGAGGACATTCACGAGGTCCTCGTCGGCGCGACCGCCGATGGAACCTCGATCTCCACGCTGTGCAACTCCAGTAAAGAGTCGCCACCGGCGAACACGATCCTGTACCACCTCCGGACGAAGTTCGAGCCGGAACGGCTCGAACGAGTCGCTAACAAGCCCCTTCGGCGAGATGTCGTCGAACTCCTCCCCGAGCAGGTGGAGGTCTGCGCAGACCTCCACCTGCGGTCCTACTACGGTGACGAAGACAACACAGAGGGCCTCTATCATTCAGAAGCCAAGCGTGGAACTACTGCGTTCCACGCGTACGCGACGCTCTACGCACGCGTGAAGAACAAGCACTACACGCTGGCGGTGCGCCGTCTCGAAGACGGCGACACCGCCAGCAGCATCCTCGCCGAGTTCCTCGGTGTTCTCGACGGCCTTGACACCGGGGTCAAGGCCGTTTACCTTGATCGCAGATTCTACGACAGCAAGTGCCTCACGCTACTCCAGGCTCACAACTACGCCTACGTGATCCCGATCATCTGGTGGGGTGAGACGATTCAACAGGAACTCTCGGAAGGATGGAGCCGTGTCATCGAACACGATCTGACAGGGAAACTCGACGGCCACAGCTGGACCGTCGAGTTTTCCGTCTACATCGACTGTACGTACCTGAACGGGCGGTACGATGACCACGGCGTGGCGCGTCACGGCTACGCCGCTGACGCGCCGTTCATTGAGACACCACGCGATGCTCGCTACCATTACAGCAAACGCTTCGGTATCGAGTCGAGCTATCGCTTGTCCGAGCAAGCGATAGCGACGACAACGACGCGAGATGCAACGGTTCGGTTTCTGTACGTCGTGGTGAGTCTGCTGTTGCAGAACGTCTGGCGGTATCTCCACTACGAATACGTGGCGACGCCCCGCCGAGGCGGGCGTCGCCTCTGGTGGCTGGCCCGTTCGACGCGACAGTCGATCCCCCACTCGGCGAGCATCGCGGTGACCTCGCGTTCGTCGTGGTGCTGGTCGTGA
- a CDS encoding transposase has protein sequence MSPEKDPDLPPEHLRDHSPNLPPELDGADSRPWVTEFEDRADRPDLLRRQFVIEPDNPIGFSTVKAQRAIRYFDLTLVPESSLFDEWDDLEEREQRMYRAALLRELFDDSYEDLEERLNSSETIAREAGFDPTDVPSDTTLWREIPDLDEDAIEEAARRGDNAVMQDTMPDGRPLRHAGPNPRKPDFYYEVTKYEREISTEGRCGHSVI, from the coding sequence ATGAGTCCGGAGAAGGATCCCGATTTACCCCCTGAGCACCTGCGGGATCACAGCCCTAACCTCCCACCTGAACTTGATGGTGCGGATAGCCGGCCATGGGTAACGGAATTTGAGGATCGGGCCGACCGCCCGGATCTGTTGCGCCGCCAGTTTGTAATCGAACCCGACAACCCGATCGGTTTCTCGACAGTGAAGGCGCAACGTGCGATCCGCTATTTCGATCTCACGCTCGTTCCGGAAAGCAGCCTCTTCGACGAGTGGGACGACCTCGAGGAACGAGAGCAGCGGATGTACCGGGCAGCCCTCCTTCGAGAGCTGTTCGACGACAGCTATGAAGATCTCGAGGAGCGGCTCAACTCGTCGGAGACCATCGCTCGCGAAGCGGGATTCGATCCGACTGACGTTCCGAGTGATACTACGCTCTGGCGCGAGATACCCGACCTCGACGAGGACGCGATCGAGGAGGCTGCTCGCCGTGGAGATAACGCCGTGATGCAGGACACGATGCCGGATGGCAGACCACTCCGCCACGCGGGGCCAAACCCACGAAAGCCGGATTTCTACTACGAGGTTACGAAATACGAGCGCGAGATCAGCACCGAGGGAAGATGCGGGCACTCAGTGATATAG
- a CDS encoding ATP-dependent DNA helicase — translation MTDWRSIFGHAEPYDEQVDGIETAIETAREGGYTVVEGACGTGKTMLALTAGIDLVRDPDSDYERVLVLTSVKQQLRQFEADLETINENLPDDWRPVSGLTLVGKADVCPYNREGAAEIDDGNVYDRCETLRDRTRDLTGEGGETTAQNLAARARSQQIGLADSGRTNSGTYLETAGEPTPYPRDLPEYDDGGAAGVATEYCPFYAQYLEDLPESEDGTGDPAEAVPYDFTQAGMVTPEDLVARAARNGTCPHSVMGAALGQVEVVVGNYYHAFDPRTVGSFTGALLDDSTFVVCDEAHMLEPRVRDLVSDGVGDRTLRDAETELSRVIQPVKFEREGRRAEGGSQTADADLVRAELNDSDVTYEELNRTLEFIGDLRAELDRRVTAYLDRNHRGWKSNLNDLEDDELPLRDPAEPAEDEITEWAREAGYGDAEWVRAEAVGAVVARILNEAEDEERTRAAPAVGRVLGEWYRRDHTDYFREIELERTWDDTEPADSWRRAYNARLALHNCVPSDAIGERLAAFGGGVLMSATLEPIDAFTEVTGLEYLAREEDRPIVERRYGLHFPEENRESFAVAAPKFTYDNRGYPGEENPTRTHYADAVSKVARLPGNVLVGMPSYAEAEWIAGELEERVDKPVLLDASSDDETTQSLKAEFFAGDGKVLVTSLRGTLTEGVDYSGDRLSAAVVCGVPIVNTSSPRTKAVRRAYDDAFGDVPGQRSGSKPGASASGVGFEYALTIPAVRKARQAIGRVIRSPEDVGVRVLLDERYARDSWDSVREYLPDDGEFQSVSSDMLEYGLERFRSRLESA, via the coding sequence ATGACGGACTGGCGCTCGATCTTCGGCCACGCCGAACCCTACGACGAGCAGGTCGACGGGATCGAAACCGCGATCGAGACCGCCCGCGAGGGCGGCTACACCGTCGTCGAGGGGGCCTGTGGCACCGGGAAGACCATGCTCGCGCTGACGGCCGGGATCGACCTCGTGCGCGACCCCGACAGCGACTACGAGCGCGTCCTCGTGCTCACGAGCGTCAAACAGCAACTGCGCCAGTTCGAGGCGGACCTCGAGACGATCAACGAGAACCTGCCCGACGACTGGCGGCCCGTCTCGGGGCTCACGCTGGTCGGCAAGGCCGACGTCTGTCCGTACAACCGCGAGGGAGCGGCGGAGATCGACGACGGCAACGTCTACGACCGCTGCGAGACGCTGCGGGACCGCACCCGTGACCTCACGGGCGAGGGCGGCGAGACGACCGCGCAAAACCTCGCCGCGCGGGCCCGTAGCCAGCAGATCGGGCTGGCCGACAGCGGCCGTACGAACAGTGGGACCTACCTCGAGACTGCGGGCGAACCGACGCCCTACCCGCGGGACCTCCCGGAGTACGACGACGGCGGCGCGGCCGGCGTCGCCACGGAGTACTGCCCGTTCTACGCCCAATACCTCGAGGACCTGCCGGAAAGCGAGGACGGAACCGGCGACCCCGCGGAGGCCGTCCCCTACGACTTCACCCAGGCCGGGATGGTCACCCCCGAGGACCTGGTGGCCCGCGCAGCTCGGAACGGCACCTGCCCGCATTCGGTGATGGGCGCGGCGCTTGGCCAGGTCGAGGTCGTCGTCGGCAACTACTACCACGCGTTCGACCCCAGAACCGTCGGCTCATTTACGGGCGCGTTGCTCGACGACTCGACGTTCGTCGTCTGTGACGAGGCGCACATGCTCGAGCCCCGGGTCCGGGATCTAGTCAGCGACGGGGTCGGGGACCGTACGCTGCGGGACGCCGAGACCGAACTCTCGCGGGTCATTCAGCCGGTGAAGTTCGAGCGTGAGGGGCGACGCGCGGAGGGGGGCTCCCAGACGGCTGATGCAGACCTCGTGCGCGCCGAACTGAACGACAGCGACGTCACCTACGAGGAACTCAACCGCACCCTCGAGTTCATCGGCGACCTCCGGGCGGAACTCGACCGCCGGGTGACGGCCTATCTCGACCGGAACCACAGGGGGTGGAAATCGAACCTGAACGATCTCGAGGACGACGAGCTCCCCCTGCGCGACCCGGCGGAACCCGCCGAGGACGAGATCACGGAGTGGGCCCGCGAGGCCGGCTACGGCGACGCCGAGTGGGTCCGCGCCGAAGCCGTCGGGGCCGTCGTCGCCCGGATCCTGAACGAGGCCGAGGACGAGGAGCGCACCCGCGCCGCGCCCGCGGTCGGCCGCGTGCTCGGCGAGTGGTACCGCCGCGATCACACCGATTACTTCCGGGAGATCGAACTCGAGCGGACCTGGGACGACACCGAACCCGCGGATTCCTGGCGGCGAGCCTACAACGCTCGCCTCGCGCTGCACAACTGCGTCCCGAGCGACGCCATCGGCGAACGGCTCGCGGCCTTCGGCGGCGGCGTCCTGATGAGTGCCACCCTCGAGCCGATCGACGCCTTCACCGAGGTGACGGGACTGGAGTACCTCGCACGCGAAGAAGACAGGCCGATCGTCGAGCGCCGCTACGGGCTACACTTCCCCGAGGAGAACCGCGAGAGCTTCGCGGTCGCCGCGCCGAAGTTCACCTACGACAACCGTGGCTATCCGGGCGAGGAGAACCCGACCAGGACCCACTACGCCGACGCGGTCTCGAAGGTCGCCCGGCTCCCGGGCAACGTCCTCGTCGGGATGCCCAGCTACGCCGAGGCCGAGTGGATCGCCGGCGAACTCGAGGAACGAGTCGACAAACCCGTCCTGCTCGACGCCTCGAGCGACGACGAGACGACCCAGTCGCTGAAAGCCGAGTTCTTCGCGGGCGACGGGAAGGTGCTCGTGACGAGCCTGCGCGGGACGCTGACCGAGGGGGTCGACTACAGCGGCGACCGGCTCTCGGCCGCCGTGGTCTGTGGCGTCCCGATCGTCAACACCTCGAGCCCGCGGACGAAGGCCGTTCGGCGGGCCTACGACGACGCGTTCGGGGACGTCCCCGGGCAACGGTCGGGGAGCAAGCCAGGCGCATCAGCGTCTGGCGTGGGGTTCGAGTACGCGCTGACGATCCCTGCGGTCCGGAAGGCACGGCAGGCGATCGGTCGCGTCATCCGCTCGCCCGAGGACGTCGGGGTGCGGGTCCTGCTCGACGAGCGCTACGCCCGCGATAGCTGGGACTCCGTGCGCGAATACCTGCCCGACGACGGCGAGTTCCAGTCGGTCAGTTCGGACATGCTCGAGTACGGCCTCGAGCGGTTCCGCTCGCGGCTCGAGTCGGCCTAG
- a CDS encoding CPBP family intramembrane glutamic endopeptidase: MTGIDRRSLATFLGTLAVLSGTIVAVSRLAGVSMLALAPAYMFTPMLAGIATCIVGPPSFEAAGLRLPRGRFRWLAVAVAVPIVLVLLGTAISLGLPGVEFVPDANPLTGEGTQFAQPQDGEATPAGPSLPGWPWNLLISIVAAVVFGVTINGVFAFGEEFGWRGVFLTELAPLGFWGASAVIGLCWGLWHAPVILEGYNYPNYPVVGVGMMTAACLAMSPVYTYVTIEAKSVLAPTALHGTFNAFAATMLVFAQGGSELVVNPVGAVGIAVFGLAAVGIALTGTPALEGDWALPVEGEAGGDGRDGGTLEGSPLEE, from the coding sequence GTGACCGGGATCGATCGTCGATCGCTCGCGACCTTCCTGGGGACGCTGGCGGTGCTCTCCGGCACGATCGTCGCCGTCTCGCGGCTCGCCGGCGTGAGCATGCTCGCGCTCGCGCCCGCGTACATGTTCACGCCGATGCTCGCCGGCATCGCGACCTGTATCGTCGGTCCGCCGTCGTTCGAGGCGGCGGGGCTCAGGCTCCCGCGGGGTCGATTTCGCTGGCTCGCAGTCGCCGTCGCCGTCCCGATCGTCCTCGTGTTGCTGGGAACGGCGATCTCGCTGGGGCTGCCGGGGGTGGAGTTCGTCCCCGACGCGAACCCGCTGACCGGCGAGGGAACCCAGTTCGCCCAGCCACAGGACGGCGAGGCGACCCCGGCCGGCCCGTCGTTGCCCGGTTGGCCCTGGAACCTGCTGATCTCGATCGTGGCCGCGGTCGTCTTCGGCGTCACGATCAACGGCGTCTTCGCGTTCGGCGAGGAGTTCGGCTGGCGCGGCGTCTTTCTGACGGAACTCGCTCCCCTCGGCTTCTGGGGCGCGTCCGCAGTTATCGGCCTCTGCTGGGGGCTCTGGCACGCGCCCGTCATCCTCGAGGGGTACAACTATCCGAACTACCCCGTCGTCGGCGTCGGGATGATGACCGCGGCCTGTCTGGCGATGTCGCCGGTCTATACGTACGTCACGATCGAAGCGAAGTCGGTGCTCGCCCCCACCGCGCTGCACGGCACGTTCAACGCCTTCGCGGCGACGATGCTCGTCTTCGCCCAGGGCGGGTCGGAACTCGTCGTCAACCCCGTCGGCGCGGTCGGCATCGCGGTCTTCGGGCTCGCCGCCGTCGGGATCGCTCTCACCGGAACGCCCGCGCTCGAGGGGGACTGGGCGCTGCCGGTGGAGGGCGAAGCCGGGGGCGACGGCCGGGACGGCGGGACCCTCGAGGGGTCGCCGCTCGAGGAGTAG
- a CDS encoding DUF7127 family protein, with protein MNVPEPLRNAEGDDALVRSFEYDDTNESLIAVDFGRDGVTGDELSVDVVDSRVIVVADDQGLECEFDLPPSATDVSVRNGVVTIAGEPDD; from the coding sequence GTGAACGTACCAGAACCGCTCCGAAACGCCGAGGGTGACGACGCGCTCGTTCGGAGTTTCGAGTACGACGATACGAACGAGAGCCTCATCGCGGTCGACTTCGGCCGAGACGGGGTCACCGGCGACGAGCTTTCCGTCGACGTTGTCGACTCGCGGGTCATCGTCGTCGCGGACGATCAGGGACTCGAGTGCGAGTTCGACCTTCCGCCGTCGGCGACCGACGTCTCCGTCCGCAACGGCGTCGTGACGATCGCGGGCGAACCGGACGACTGA